A genomic stretch from Tenrec ecaudatus isolate mTenEca1 chromosome 17, mTenEca1.hap1, whole genome shotgun sequence includes:
- the SNX17 gene encoding sorting nexin-17, translated as MHFSIPETESRSGDSGGSPYVAYNIHVNGVLHCRVRYSQLLGLHEQLRKEYGANVLPAFPPKKLFSLTPAEVEQRREQLEKYMQAVRQDPLLGSSETFNSFLRRAQQETQQVPTEEVSLEVLLSNGQKVLVNVLTSDQTEDVLEAVAAKLDLPDDLIGYFSLFLVREKEDGTFSFVRKLQEFELPYVSVTSLRSQEYKIVLRKSYWDSAYDDDVMENRVGLNLLYAQTVSDIERGWILVTKEQHRQLKSLQEKVSKKEFLRLAQTLRHYGHLRFDACVADFPEKDCPVVVSAGNSELSLQLRLPGQQLREGSFRVTRMRCWRVTSSVPLPSGGTSSPGRGRGEVRLELAFEYLMSKDRLQWVTITSPQAIMMSICLQSMVDELMVKKSGGSIRKMLRRRLGGTLRRSDSQQAVKSPPLLESPDASRESMAKLSSKLSAVSLRGIGSPSTDASASDVHGNFAFEGIGDEDL; from the exons ATGCACTTTTCCATCCCTGAGACCGAGTCCCGCAGCGGGGACAGCGGCGGCTCCCCCTACGTG GCCTATAACATTCACGTGAATGGAGTCCTGCACTGTCGGGTGCGCTACAGCCAGCTCCTGGGTCTGCACGAGCAG CTCCGGAAGGAGTATGGGGCCAATGTGCTTCCTGCATTCCCCCCAAAGAAACTTTTCTCTCTGACACCTGCTGAGGTAGAACAGAGGAGGGAGCAGTTAGAGAAGTACATGCAAGCAG TTCGGCAAGACCCATTGCTTGGGAGCAGTGAGACCTTCAATAGTTTCCTGCGTCGAGCGCAACAG GAGACACAGCAAGTCCCCACAGAAGAGGTCTCCCTGGAAGTGTTGCTCAGTAATGGACAGAAAGTTCTGGTCAATGTGCTGACTTCAGATCAAACAGAGGATGTCCTAGAG GCTGTGGCTGCAAAGCTGGATCTTCCAGATGACTTGATTGGATACTTTAGTCTCTTTCTAGTTCGAGAAAAAGAGGATGGCACTTTTTCCT TTGTGCGGAAGTTGCAAGAGTTTGAGCTGCCTTATGTGTCTGTTACTAGTCTACGGAGTCAAGAGTATAAGATTGTGCTCAGGAAAAG CTATTGGGACTCTGCATATGATGATGATGTCATGGAGAACCGGGTTGGCCTGAACCTGCTTTATGCTCAG ACAGTATCAGATATTGAGCGTGGGTGGATCCTGGTCACCAAGGAGCAGCACCGGCAGCTCAAGTCTCTGCAAGAAAAGGTCTCCAAGAAGGAG TTCCTGCGACTGGCCCAGACGCTGCGGCACTATGGCCACCTACGCTTTGATGCCTGTGTGGCTGACTTCCCAGAGAAGGACTGTCCTGTGGTGGTGAGCGCTGGCAACAGTGAGCTCAGCCTCCAGCTCCGCTTACCTGGCCAGCAACTCCGTGAAGGCTCCTTCCGGGTCACCCGCATGCGATGCTGGCGGGTTACCTCGTCT GTGCCTCTGCCCAGCGGAGGCACAAGCAGCCCAGGCCGGGGACGGGGTGAGGTACGCCTGGAACTAGCTTTCGAATACCTCATGAGCAAGGACCGACTACAGTGGGTCACCATCACCAGCCCCCAG GCTATCATGATGAGCATTTGCTTGCAGTCCATGGTAGATGAACTGATGGTGAAGAAATCTGGCGgcagtatcaggaag ATGCTGCGCCGGCGATTGGGGGGCACCCTCAGGCGTTCAGACAGTCAGCAAGCAGTAAAGTCCCCACCACTGCTT GAGTCACCTGATGCCAGCCGAGAGTCCATGGCCAAACTCTCA AGCAAGCTGAGTGCCGTGAGCTTGCGGGGAATTGGCAGTCCCAGCACAGATGCTAGTGCCAGTGACGTCCACGGCAACTTCGCCTTCGAGGGCATTGGGGATGAGGATCTGTAA
- the EIF2B4 gene encoding translation initiation factor eIF2B subunit delta isoform X3: MKTELTSRPGSGGKEMTQEEKLQLRKEKKQQKKKRKEEKGTPQETGSTGCAAPCPVAPTREPPGPTNQLGTPGEKVPPGRSKAELRAERRAKQEAERALKQARKGEPGGPPPQTCPSTAAETPSGVKHLPEHTQVDDPTLLRRLVKKPERQQVPTRMDYGSKVSLFSHLPQYSRQNSVTQYMSIPSSVIHPAMVRLGLQYSQGLVSGSNARCIALLRALQQVIQDYTTPPHEELSRDLVNKLKPYIRFLTQCRPLSASMYNAIKFLNKEITGVSGSRREEEAKSDLREAIDRYVQEKIVLAAQAISRFAYKKISHGDVILVYGCSSLVSRILQEAWAEGRRFRVVVVDSRPWLEGRHTLRSLVRAGVPASYLLIPAASYVLPEVSKVLLGAHALLANGSVMSRVGTAQLALVARAHNVPVLVCCETYKFCERVQTDAFVSNELDDPDDLLCERGDRVALANWQNYPSLRLLNLVYDVTPPELVDLVITELGMIPCSSVPVVLRVKSSDQ; this comes from the exons ATGAAGACGGAGCTTACTTCGAGGCCCGGG TCAGGGGGTAAGGAGATGACCCAAGAAGAGAAACTGCAGCTTCGGAAGGAAAAgaaacagcaaaagaagaaacGGAAGGAGGAAAAGGGGACACCGCAGGAAACCGGATCAACTGGCTGTGCAGCCCCGTGTCCAG TAGCTCCAACCAGAGAACCGCCAGGGCCCACCAATCAGTTAGGCACCCCTGGGGAGAAAGTTCCACCTGGTCGGAGTAAAGCCGAACTTCGTGCTGAGCGGAGAGCCAAGCAGGAGGCTGAGCGAGCCCTGAAACAGGCaaggaaaggggaaccaggaggaCCACCTCCTCAGACCTGCCCCAGCACAGCTGCAGAAACCCCCTCAG GAGTGAAGCATCTACCTGAGCACACCCAAGTTGATGACCCCACACTTCTGAGAAGACTTGTTAAGAAACCAGAGCGACAGCAG GTTCCTACACGgatggattatggatccaaagtcagtctcttctcccaccttcctcaGTACAGCCGACAAAACTCTGTGACCCAGTATATGAG CATCCCATCCTCTGTGATCCACCCAGCCATGGTGCGACTCGGCCTGCAGTACTCCCAGGGCCTGGTCAGTGGCTCCAATGCCCGGTGTATTGCCCTGCTCCGTGCTTTGCAGCAG GTGATTCAGGACTACACAACGCCTCCCCATGAAGAACTCTCGAGGGATCTGGTGAATAAACTGAAACCCTACATCCG CTTCCTGACTCAGTGCCGCCCCCTGTCAGCGAGCATGTACAACGCCATCAAGTTCCTTAACAAGGAGATCACCGGTGTGAGCGGCTCCAGGAGAGAAGAGGAG GCCAAGTCAGACCTCCGAGAAGCCATCGATCGGTATGTGCAAGAGAAGATCGTCCTCGCAGCTCAGGCAATCTCCCGCTTTGCCTACAAGAAGATCAGCCATGGAGATGTGATCCTGGTGTATGGATG tTCATCTCTGGTGTCACGAATTCTTCAGGAAGCCTGGGCTGAGGGCCGCCGATTTCGAGTGGTAGTGGTGGATAGTCGGCCATGGCTGGAGGGAAGGCACACATTGCGTTCTCTGGTCCGGGCAGGGGTCCCTGCCTCCTACCTGCTGATTCCTGCAGCCTCCTATGTGCTCCCAGAG GTCTCTAAGGTGCTATTGGGAGCTCACGCACTCCTAGCCAATGGGTCTGTGATGTCACGAGTGGGGACGGCCCAGCTGGCCCTAGTGGCTCGAGCCCATAACGTCCCAGTGCTGGTATGCTGTGAAACATACAAGTTCTGTGAGCGTGTGCAGACGGATGCCTTTGTCTCCAATGAGCTAG ATGACCCTGATGATCTGCTGTGTGAGCGAGGAGACCGCGTGGCCCTGGCTAACTGGCAGAACTACCCGTCCCTACGCTTGTTGAATCTGGTCTATGATGTGACCCCCCCAGAGCTTGTGGATCTGGTGATCACAGAGCTGGGGATGATCCCTTGCAGTTCTGTGCCTGTTGTCCTCCGAGTCAAGAGCAGTGACCAgtga
- the EIF2B4 gene encoding translation initiation factor eIF2B subunit delta isoform X4 — MTQEEKLQLRKEKKQQKKKRKEEKGTPQETGSTGCAAPCPVAPTREPPGPTNQLGTPGEKVPPGRSKAELRAERRAKQEAERALKQARKGEPGGPPPQTCPSTAAETPSGVKHLPEHTQVDDPTLLRRLVKKPERQQVPTRMDYGSKVSLFSHLPQYSRQNSVTQYMSIPSSVIHPAMVRLGLQYSQGLVSGSNARCIALLRALQQVIQDYTTPPHEELSRDLVNKLKPYIRFLTQCRPLSASMYNAIKFLNKEITGVSGSRREEEAKSDLREAIDRYVQEKIVLAAQAISRFAYKKISHGDVILVYGCSSLVSRILQEAWAEGRRFRVVVVDSRPWLEGRHTLRSLVRAGVPASYLLIPAASYVLPEVSKVLLGAHALLANGSVMSRVGTAQLALVARAHNVPVLVCCETYKFCERVQTDAFVSNELDDPDDLLCERGDRVALANWQNYPSLRLLNLVYDVTPPELVDLVITELGMIPCSSVPVVLRVKSSDQ; from the exons ATGACCCAAGAAGAGAAACTGCAGCTTCGGAAGGAAAAgaaacagcaaaagaagaaacGGAAGGAGGAAAAGGGGACACCGCAGGAAACCGGATCAACTGGCTGTGCAGCCCCGTGTCCAG TAGCTCCAACCAGAGAACCGCCAGGGCCCACCAATCAGTTAGGCACCCCTGGGGAGAAAGTTCCACCTGGTCGGAGTAAAGCCGAACTTCGTGCTGAGCGGAGAGCCAAGCAGGAGGCTGAGCGAGCCCTGAAACAGGCaaggaaaggggaaccaggaggaCCACCTCCTCAGACCTGCCCCAGCACAGCTGCAGAAACCCCCTCAG GAGTGAAGCATCTACCTGAGCACACCCAAGTTGATGACCCCACACTTCTGAGAAGACTTGTTAAGAAACCAGAGCGACAGCAG GTTCCTACACGgatggattatggatccaaagtcagtctcttctcccaccttcctcaGTACAGCCGACAAAACTCTGTGACCCAGTATATGAG CATCCCATCCTCTGTGATCCACCCAGCCATGGTGCGACTCGGCCTGCAGTACTCCCAGGGCCTGGTCAGTGGCTCCAATGCCCGGTGTATTGCCCTGCTCCGTGCTTTGCAGCAG GTGATTCAGGACTACACAACGCCTCCCCATGAAGAACTCTCGAGGGATCTGGTGAATAAACTGAAACCCTACATCCG CTTCCTGACTCAGTGCCGCCCCCTGTCAGCGAGCATGTACAACGCCATCAAGTTCCTTAACAAGGAGATCACCGGTGTGAGCGGCTCCAGGAGAGAAGAGGAG GCCAAGTCAGACCTCCGAGAAGCCATCGATCGGTATGTGCAAGAGAAGATCGTCCTCGCAGCTCAGGCAATCTCCCGCTTTGCCTACAAGAAGATCAGCCATGGAGATGTGATCCTGGTGTATGGATG tTCATCTCTGGTGTCACGAATTCTTCAGGAAGCCTGGGCTGAGGGCCGCCGATTTCGAGTGGTAGTGGTGGATAGTCGGCCATGGCTGGAGGGAAGGCACACATTGCGTTCTCTGGTCCGGGCAGGGGTCCCTGCCTCCTACCTGCTGATTCCTGCAGCCTCCTATGTGCTCCCAGAG GTCTCTAAGGTGCTATTGGGAGCTCACGCACTCCTAGCCAATGGGTCTGTGATGTCACGAGTGGGGACGGCCCAGCTGGCCCTAGTGGCTCGAGCCCATAACGTCCCAGTGCTGGTATGCTGTGAAACATACAAGTTCTGTGAGCGTGTGCAGACGGATGCCTTTGTCTCCAATGAGCTAG ATGACCCTGATGATCTGCTGTGTGAGCGAGGAGACCGCGTGGCCCTGGCTAACTGGCAGAACTACCCGTCCCTACGCTTGTTGAATCTGGTCTATGATGTGACCCCCCCAGAGCTTGTGGATCTGGTGATCACAGAGCTGGGGATGATCCCTTGCAGTTCTGTGCCTGTTGTCCTCCGAGTCAAGAGCAGTGACCAgtga
- the EIF2B4 gene encoding translation initiation factor eIF2B subunit delta isoform X1: MAAVAVAVREDSGSGMKTELTSRPGSGGKEMTQEEKLQLRKEKKQQKKKRKEEKGTPQETGSTGCAAPCPVAPTREPPGPTNQLGTPGEKVPPGRSKAELRAERRAKQEAERALKQARKGEPGGPPPQTCPSTAAETPSGVKHLPEHTQVDDPTLLRRLVKKPERQQVPTRMDYGSKVSLFSHLPQYSRQNSVTQYMSIPSSVIHPAMVRLGLQYSQGLVSGSNARCIALLRALQQVIQDYTTPPHEELSRDLVNKLKPYIRFLTQCRPLSASMYNAIKFLNKEITGVSGSRREEEAKSDLREAIDRYVQEKIVLAAQAISRFAYKKISHGDVILVYGCSSLVSRILQEAWAEGRRFRVVVVDSRPWLEGRHTLRSLVRAGVPASYLLIPAASYVLPEVSKVLLGAHALLANGSVMSRVGTAQLALVARAHNVPVLVCCETYKFCERVQTDAFVSNELDDPDDLLCERGDRVALANWQNYPSLRLLNLVYDVTPPELVDLVITELGMIPCSSVPVVLRVKSSDQ; the protein is encoded by the exons ATGGCCGCCGTGGCCGTGGCCGTTCGCGAGG ACTCGGGATCAGGGATGAAGACGGAGCTTACTTCGAGGCCCGGG TCAGGGGGTAAGGAGATGACCCAAGAAGAGAAACTGCAGCTTCGGAAGGAAAAgaaacagcaaaagaagaaacGGAAGGAGGAAAAGGGGACACCGCAGGAAACCGGATCAACTGGCTGTGCAGCCCCGTGTCCAG TAGCTCCAACCAGAGAACCGCCAGGGCCCACCAATCAGTTAGGCACCCCTGGGGAGAAAGTTCCACCTGGTCGGAGTAAAGCCGAACTTCGTGCTGAGCGGAGAGCCAAGCAGGAGGCTGAGCGAGCCCTGAAACAGGCaaggaaaggggaaccaggaggaCCACCTCCTCAGACCTGCCCCAGCACAGCTGCAGAAACCCCCTCAG GAGTGAAGCATCTACCTGAGCACACCCAAGTTGATGACCCCACACTTCTGAGAAGACTTGTTAAGAAACCAGAGCGACAGCAG GTTCCTACACGgatggattatggatccaaagtcagtctcttctcccaccttcctcaGTACAGCCGACAAAACTCTGTGACCCAGTATATGAG CATCCCATCCTCTGTGATCCACCCAGCCATGGTGCGACTCGGCCTGCAGTACTCCCAGGGCCTGGTCAGTGGCTCCAATGCCCGGTGTATTGCCCTGCTCCGTGCTTTGCAGCAG GTGATTCAGGACTACACAACGCCTCCCCATGAAGAACTCTCGAGGGATCTGGTGAATAAACTGAAACCCTACATCCG CTTCCTGACTCAGTGCCGCCCCCTGTCAGCGAGCATGTACAACGCCATCAAGTTCCTTAACAAGGAGATCACCGGTGTGAGCGGCTCCAGGAGAGAAGAGGAG GCCAAGTCAGACCTCCGAGAAGCCATCGATCGGTATGTGCAAGAGAAGATCGTCCTCGCAGCTCAGGCAATCTCCCGCTTTGCCTACAAGAAGATCAGCCATGGAGATGTGATCCTGGTGTATGGATG tTCATCTCTGGTGTCACGAATTCTTCAGGAAGCCTGGGCTGAGGGCCGCCGATTTCGAGTGGTAGTGGTGGATAGTCGGCCATGGCTGGAGGGAAGGCACACATTGCGTTCTCTGGTCCGGGCAGGGGTCCCTGCCTCCTACCTGCTGATTCCTGCAGCCTCCTATGTGCTCCCAGAG GTCTCTAAGGTGCTATTGGGAGCTCACGCACTCCTAGCCAATGGGTCTGTGATGTCACGAGTGGGGACGGCCCAGCTGGCCCTAGTGGCTCGAGCCCATAACGTCCCAGTGCTGGTATGCTGTGAAACATACAAGTTCTGTGAGCGTGTGCAGACGGATGCCTTTGTCTCCAATGAGCTAG ATGACCCTGATGATCTGCTGTGTGAGCGAGGAGACCGCGTGGCCCTGGCTAACTGGCAGAACTACCCGTCCCTACGCTTGTTGAATCTGGTCTATGATGTGACCCCCCCAGAGCTTGTGGATCTGGTGATCACAGAGCTGGGGATGATCCCTTGCAGTTCTGTGCCTGTTGTCCTCCGAGTCAAGAGCAGTGACCAgtga
- the EIF2B4 gene encoding translation initiation factor eIF2B subunit delta isoform X2, protein MAAVAVAVREDSGSGMKTELTSRPGSGGKEMTQEEKLQLRKEKKQQKKKRKEEKGTPQETGSTGCAAPCPAPTREPPGPTNQLGTPGEKVPPGRSKAELRAERRAKQEAERALKQARKGEPGGPPPQTCPSTAAETPSGVKHLPEHTQVDDPTLLRRLVKKPERQQVPTRMDYGSKVSLFSHLPQYSRQNSVTQYMSIPSSVIHPAMVRLGLQYSQGLVSGSNARCIALLRALQQVIQDYTTPPHEELSRDLVNKLKPYIRFLTQCRPLSASMYNAIKFLNKEITGVSGSRREEEAKSDLREAIDRYVQEKIVLAAQAISRFAYKKISHGDVILVYGCSSLVSRILQEAWAEGRRFRVVVVDSRPWLEGRHTLRSLVRAGVPASYLLIPAASYVLPEVSKVLLGAHALLANGSVMSRVGTAQLALVARAHNVPVLVCCETYKFCERVQTDAFVSNELDDPDDLLCERGDRVALANWQNYPSLRLLNLVYDVTPPELVDLVITELGMIPCSSVPVVLRVKSSDQ, encoded by the exons ATGGCCGCCGTGGCCGTGGCCGTTCGCGAGG ACTCGGGATCAGGGATGAAGACGGAGCTTACTTCGAGGCCCGGG TCAGGGGGTAAGGAGATGACCCAAGAAGAGAAACTGCAGCTTCGGAAGGAAAAgaaacagcaaaagaagaaacGGAAGGAGGAAAAGGGGACACCGCAGGAAACCGGATCAACTGGCTGTGCAGCCCCGTGTCCAG CTCCAACCAGAGAACCGCCAGGGCCCACCAATCAGTTAGGCACCCCTGGGGAGAAAGTTCCACCTGGTCGGAGTAAAGCCGAACTTCGTGCTGAGCGGAGAGCCAAGCAGGAGGCTGAGCGAGCCCTGAAACAGGCaaggaaaggggaaccaggaggaCCACCTCCTCAGACCTGCCCCAGCACAGCTGCAGAAACCCCCTCAG GAGTGAAGCATCTACCTGAGCACACCCAAGTTGATGACCCCACACTTCTGAGAAGACTTGTTAAGAAACCAGAGCGACAGCAG GTTCCTACACGgatggattatggatccaaagtcagtctcttctcccaccttcctcaGTACAGCCGACAAAACTCTGTGACCCAGTATATGAG CATCCCATCCTCTGTGATCCACCCAGCCATGGTGCGACTCGGCCTGCAGTACTCCCAGGGCCTGGTCAGTGGCTCCAATGCCCGGTGTATTGCCCTGCTCCGTGCTTTGCAGCAG GTGATTCAGGACTACACAACGCCTCCCCATGAAGAACTCTCGAGGGATCTGGTGAATAAACTGAAACCCTACATCCG CTTCCTGACTCAGTGCCGCCCCCTGTCAGCGAGCATGTACAACGCCATCAAGTTCCTTAACAAGGAGATCACCGGTGTGAGCGGCTCCAGGAGAGAAGAGGAG GCCAAGTCAGACCTCCGAGAAGCCATCGATCGGTATGTGCAAGAGAAGATCGTCCTCGCAGCTCAGGCAATCTCCCGCTTTGCCTACAAGAAGATCAGCCATGGAGATGTGATCCTGGTGTATGGATG tTCATCTCTGGTGTCACGAATTCTTCAGGAAGCCTGGGCTGAGGGCCGCCGATTTCGAGTGGTAGTGGTGGATAGTCGGCCATGGCTGGAGGGAAGGCACACATTGCGTTCTCTGGTCCGGGCAGGGGTCCCTGCCTCCTACCTGCTGATTCCTGCAGCCTCCTATGTGCTCCCAGAG GTCTCTAAGGTGCTATTGGGAGCTCACGCACTCCTAGCCAATGGGTCTGTGATGTCACGAGTGGGGACGGCCCAGCTGGCCCTAGTGGCTCGAGCCCATAACGTCCCAGTGCTGGTATGCTGTGAAACATACAAGTTCTGTGAGCGTGTGCAGACGGATGCCTTTGTCTCCAATGAGCTAG ATGACCCTGATGATCTGCTGTGTGAGCGAGGAGACCGCGTGGCCCTGGCTAACTGGCAGAACTACCCGTCCCTACGCTTGTTGAATCTGGTCTATGATGTGACCCCCCCAGAGCTTGTGGATCTGGTGATCACAGAGCTGGGGATGATCCCTTGCAGTTCTGTGCCTGTTGTCCTCCGAGTCAAGAGCAGTGACCAgtga